AGCCAAAAGCCGGCCCTCCCCTGGGGTCCTCGACCCCCATATGCACTAATTCACTGTTGTAGATAGGTTTATATGTACAGATAACTATTCACCTTGAGTGATAAATTGTAACTGCACCATGATCTTTTTCGATCTGTTTTAGTATGTTATCCTTAAGACACACCACCGAACGCAATGCCAATGtctagaaagaaaaaaactgaacAATGAATTGATAGGCGGTGTCTCAACATTAATGTAGGTACATCAATGTCATCTATACATAGTTGCCAGGATGCTGTCGTCTGATTTGGCCACATCAACCTAATGTATCCGCTGAGTTCAACTTGATACGTAAATTACTGCGGCAGATCCTTCAATATGTTCGAAATCAATATCCGCCCGGTCGTGCTGCATAAGGACGAGACCAAAACAGCTTACTGGTTGATTTTCTAGATCTGGTAATGTGTAGTAACACTCATTTTTCTATTAAATGATTTAGCGGCATGCTCTGATGGTTGTTTCATTGTTTGCTCTTGTTATGTGGTAATAATATGATGAGAATATGTTTTCCGTCCGTTAAAGTGTAGGTATTTCGAGCatccgaaagaaaaaacgaagaaattcAACTGAAATACAATTTATTCATTATCCTGCGGCGTCGCATAGCTTCCCTAAAAACGAATGTTTAGCTAGAACACTTAAGATGGGCCAGTATAAACAGAGGTGATTGTTTTGACATTTAAAATGTCATTTGAACGTCACCTGAATTTGTGTCATGTTCTCTGGGCATGTTTTGTTTAGACTATGACTCGGTAAATTTCGATTCTGAGGCCGCAGTGCACATTCCGTAGCATGTAGAAACCTGCCGACTTGCTGGGTAATTGTGCCGTATTTTCCACCTCACAATATTCACCCATTAAACAGGAAGTTTCAAATTGACCGTTGTTAAACGAGCGACCAGCGACATGAGCAGCAAAAGTACGTATTTCTACGAGCTTACCTGCAAAACCCCGGATGAGATCGAAGGCACGCTTCAGAACAAACCGGAACTGCTGCAGGACAAGGACGAGGTAAACGGAACACACATTTCGCCCACCGCCCCCCTTCCATTCACTACACTACCgtcccctttttccttccagaACGAACGCTTCCTGCTGCACTGGGCCGCCCTCGGTGGCCGGGAACCGCTGGTTCAGTACATCCTGGCCCACCACCCGACCCAACTGAATGCGGAAGACGACACGAAAGCCACCCCACTCATCCTGGCCACGCTTGGTGGCCACCAACCGATCGTGCAGCTGCTAGTAGCACGTGGTGCCACCCTAAACCATCGCAACTGGCGTGGCCACTCCGCACTGCAGTACGCTTGCTCGAAAGGCTACCACGACATCGCACGCCTGCTGCTCGAAATGGGTGCCAACGTGAACGTGCTGGACGAGCTGAACGAAACACCCCTACACCGGGCAACGGCTCGTGGATTGGAGCAAATTATGGGACTACTGCTGGCGCACGGTGCCAATCCAAACATCGCGAACCGTGAGGGCAACACACCGTTACATCTGGCCTGCGAAGAGGACCGCCGAGGTTGTGCCGTGCTGCTGTTAAAAGGAGGCGCCTACCGACACGCGCAAAATCGCTACGAAAAAACGCCACTCGATTTGGCGTCCCGTTCGCTGCAGGACGTGATTGCCAGCGAGATCGACACGAGACACGCAGGTTAATAGTGACGGTGACGTACGCTGGCTGAGGTgggatggggggaggggggggggggattttaAACGTAAATCCAACACCTGTAAAATGCGTTCCCGTCAACGtgttaaatatattttattttatctaaaCACTCCACACACCGCCTTCGCTCACAGTTTCTTACAATGTAGTGCTTACTTGCGGTCATAAATTACTTCCTCGTGGTGTCGCAGCGTACCGAAAGCATCCCAAATCGGTCccctaaacacacacacacacacacccgaggAACGTGGCtgacacgcacaaaaaaaaagaaggatacGCGTTACGCCGTCAAATCAAATCACAGATCTCAAAACCAGCTGCCCCCCTCAGATAGGAGCCCAATGTTCGGCGGACCAAACAAGCGCGTGCATGTGGTTCGAGCGATCGCGCAACAACGCCTCCTTAAGCCGCTTATCCTGCGTGGTCGGTGTTGTGGCAAGTTGGCGGGTAGCCCCAGCCAACGAACCAGCCGCATGATCCGTGTACCGATCGATCAGCGATCGATACCCGCGCCCAATCGTAACGATAAGCGGTGCGGTACaaccggcaccaccaccagccgacGGTACATCATCCCCGGGTGGAACGGCTGGCACCACCGGTACGATACACCGGACGTCCTCCTCGAACGGCCGGAAGACGGTGGTCGGCCGGAGGCTGCTCCGCTCGACGACAATGATGCAGCCCCAGGTCGTGCCGACGTACAGTTCGTTCCCGAGTGCGGCCAGTGCGCTGATTTGGCACTTTCCCGGGCTGAGCCGCTCGTCGATGGCGATGCTTTTGAGGCTTTCCGAGCACGGGACGAGCTTGGAGCAGTCGAGCCGGTGCTCGATCGCTTTCGTGGACGAACGCCACTGGTACAGGACGTAGCTGGGCGCGAGATACGAGAACACGTAATCGTCCGCGGACGCGTAAAGCAACGCGACGGATAGCCCGCGCACCGGCAGCGGTGCCGGAAAGTGTGCCAGCTGATGCTGGCCGGCGACGTGCGAGTGGCGTAACGAGAACACGCTAATCGCATCGTCCCGTTCGCCGCACCAAAGCTCACACTCCTCCTCGGAGCGCCAGAGAGCGGTCACGGAGCACAACCGTTCGCCGGAACCGAGCTCGGAAAGGACGAAGCTACCCTCGGCGGACACGCACGTGGTCGGGATGAGGGTCGAGTCGAGCAGAAAGAGCCGCCCATTCTCGAGCCCGGCCGCAACGCGGTGGAACTTTTTGAGATAAACCAACGCAACGACCGGTGACGGTGCGGACGGTTCGAGGGCGTACGAGAAGAGGTGCGCACAATCCGCGGCGTTGAAGGCGTAGATGTTTCCCTCAGCGTCACCGACCCAAACGGCCGCTTCGACGGCACACGCGGTTGTGAGCTTGATCGGTTTCAGCAGGTGTGGTGTGGTCGGTTGCGACGACGTAACTGACGTGACTGCCGTTGTGGAGGTTCCCGAGCCGGCGGAAGCTGTGTCCGCCGGGGTGGACACGGTCCCAGCGGGGGGACCCTTAACCTGCGGGCACAAGATCCGGTGGTACTGCTGCCAGCCCTTCGCCGAACCACCGATAATATCGATGCGTGAGTTCGAGCACGGCAGCCACAGCTCGTAACCGGACGCGACACCGGTGTCTTCCCCGTCGGTGGAGGGTGTGGCGATTAAACACGCCACCCCGTCCATGACGCTGCCCGCGTGGGCAAGCGAAATCACGTCGAGCAGGTGCGTAAACTCCGGTGCCGTTGCGATCGACACAATCTGGCTGGCGGAGGGGCGCATTTTGGGTTGCTGATCCCAGCACAGCACCATCAGATCGAGACAGTACGAGGGAAAGTGTGTTTCGCGGTGGGTTAGCACCGGCCGGCCACCCTCGAGGATGCACTCTTTGACCGCTTCGTGACCTTCGAACGGTTGCCGGAGCGAGATCAGCTCGTAGAGGAACATCCCGAACGAGAAGCAGTCGACTTTTTCCGTGTACTCCTCCTCACCGTTGTGGCGCATGATTTCCGGCGCCATGAAGCCTTCCGTGCCACCGAAACCTTTCGAGCCGGATGGTAGCGTGATGCGGCTGATACCGTAATCGGCCACCTTTATGTGGACGCTGCTTGCCGGGTGATCCTCCCTGTTGGACGCGGCAGTCggaatagaacaaaaaaaaaccccttgtTAATCCCCGTTTATCTCTGTCACGCACGAACTCCTCCCACGGACTTACGCGTGCGGTTCCGGAAACTCCCACACGAGAATGTTTTCCGCCTTAAGATCGCGATAGATCACGCGCCGCCGGTGCAGGTACTCCATCGCTTTGGCCGCCTGCAGGACGAGCGCCTGGAAGCAGTACGGTCCGATGCGGGCACCACTGCGCCGGAAGTGGCGTAAAACCGCATCGAGCGCACCTTTTGGCGCGAGATCCAGCACGAGGGCGAGCGGTTGCGTGCACACCCCCACCAGCGGTACGATGTGGGGATGGCGAAGGGTAAGCAAAACGGCCAGCTCCTGCCGGGCGGTGCAGTAAGCTTTGCAGGCGTGCTGCAGCGGATCGCGTTCCCATTTCCCGAGGGCGGCTTTGTACGCGATGATGGCGCTTTGGCGTGCCCGAGGTCCTGGCGCGACGGGTTGCAACATTTTCATGGCCACGTTTATGGTGCCTGTGCCGGTGCCGCAAGCGTTTCCGGTTAGCAGCGATGAGAGGCGCCCTGCAagaggtcctttttggcgtGACGTTTTGCTGCAGGTGGCTTTAAAGACGAAACCAAACGCACCACGACCGAGCAGTGGCCCACGGGTGATGTCACTCGAGCGGATAAGATAGTGTTCGGGAAGGTCCAGGAAGTTCTACAAATGAAAAACGCAGcttttagtgtgtgtgtgtgtgtgtttgttggcgGTTTTTTGGGGCCACAGCACCCAAGAGCAACCTACCACATCCGGTGTGATGCGACTCAGCTCGATCTCACCGTGAATGGGGCAAGCAACGAGTTTGCGATCATAAGCGGCCAGTATGCACTCCTCCACCATCCAGGAGTAGCTAGGCGACCCACCATCGGTCACCACCGCAAGCGTGTAACCCTCGATGGACGTTTCGCTCGAGCTGTCGGCCGTTTCCTGCCCAACACCCGAATCACAATCGGACCAACCGAGCGAATCCTGCGACTTACGGCCGCACGTATCGTACAGGATCCCCGGCAGCTCGTTTAACCCACCACCGCTCGGTCCTtcaccggcaccaccgtcCGTGCGCCGTTCGCCAATGctcaaccggtgccggtggacaCCGTTCGGATTGGCCACGTACGGGGATCGTTGGTTCACCGAGCAGGGTTTCACCTGCGACGGAAGGTTGGGTGCGTGTCGGTCCTCGCATTCGCGCAAACAGCGTGGACACGGGACGAGCCGGGTCACGAGAAACCGACCCTCGGATGTGTGGACGAACCGTGTCCCGAGTGTTGGGTACCAATCTTCCAGCAGCAAATCGATGTGATCGACGGTGAGCGCCAACAGCTGCGTGAGACACTGCaggttcggttcgatttcacCCGACTGCTGGCGGAGCCCGCTGCACGGGAAATGGATCTCCAGGATCGAGCTCGTCGTTAGGTCGATGTCGCACCAGATACCGTCCTGCTTTAGCTTGAACCGGTTCATCGGATTGCGGTACGGTGAGCTTGGGCAGGTGATGGACACCTCGCGCATTTTGAAAACGACCGTACTCGGACCGAAATGAAGCGCCAGCCCCGTCTGCCAGACGGCCCAGTGTGCGGATAAGCTCTCGTGATTGTCGGAAGTTGTCGGGTCGTGCGGCAACTCCTTCGGTAGCGGGTAAAGACCACGTACGGCCTCCACAACCTGATCATCAGCGAGCACGCGCGTTATTAGCCGCGACCAAAACCCAGACGGGAAGTACGACATCAGCAACAACCGGGAGATGGACCGATCCGGGTGGGGTATGGTTTGAATTTCGCAGGTACTGCTCGTGCTGGCATCAACCGGGGTTGGTGTTGGTACTGGCGAGTGATCAAGACTTCCCGAACCTGCTGGCACGTGATCGTACGATGGAAGTGAATGGCCACTGCTAGGGAGTGGATTCCGACGTGCCCGGTTTACCCAACCCTTGGAGCGTGTTGCGATCTAAAAGAGAAGGATTTAAGTAACACCATGACAGCTTACGAAGTGGAGTCGAAGAAGTCAGCGGTTACCTTCACCGTCACCATGCGATCGGCGTTGCTGTCCTCTTCCGTTGGTAATAGCGAGGGAATTAGCAACGTCCGGGCGTCCCAAGAGAGGGCCACTTCAAATTTGTTCAACAGACTCACGATGTAGCTGCGTTTGGGAGAgcgccaaaacaaaaaagtgaggTTAGTTTCAGTTCCTGCAGCGAGGAATTCCCGCATGCTGCTTACCCTCGGTTATTGTTAGCGCCCAGACACGAGCTCTTGAACACGTGCTGGAGGTCGTCCATCTTCATGACACCGGTACGGGCGAACGGATTGATTTCCCGCACCGTCACAACGTGCGCCAGCATATCACAGAGCCATTGTGGATCGAGAAAGTACAAATCCCGCAACGTCGCGTCATCGTAGTGCAGCAGCACACCATTATCGTGCAGGAACATGGTGGCTTGGTTCAGTTCCGACCAATCCCGGAAACCTTTTAGCCCGCGCAGCTGCATCTCGTGTGTCACCGTTTGCCGGTACCGGTCCGCATCCAGCACAGGGTCGGCGTTCCGTTGGCGTAACCCAGCCGCAATGTTCGCGATCACATCCTCCAGCGCGAGGTAGCTCGCTGGGACACGCTGGTAGAGCAGCGGTTCCTTACAACCCGGGGGTCGTAAGGAAAACGCCGTATCGTAAATCAACCCAGCGAGCAGCTTGATATTGTGACCGGTACGGCAGCTCACCTCGATCGAGTCGAGTACCCGCGGTAAACCGATCTTCTCCGCGTCCGAAACCGCGATAAACCGATCGCGGATGATCTGCTGTAGCTCTTCCGCCTTCCGAGCCGGTAGCGTTTCCCCAACAGCGTCGTAATGCGTCCCGACAATGATGACGGGCGAGTTGGGTGCACGGGCTTGGATGTTGCCAAGCCACTGGAGAACCTCGGCAAGACCCCGCCGGCCGTCGATTATGCGCCACAGGACGAGGTAGAGACTGCGCTTGGAGAGAAAGTACTGATGCGTCGCGTAGTACTCCCGCTGGCCACCGAAATCCCACGTCCGGAAGACCACCGGACCGTGGTGGGATTGGCCGCGGatctttttctcgcacacCCAATCCCCGATGTCGACACCGA
This genomic interval from Anopheles nili chromosome X, idAnoNiliSN_F5_01, whole genome shotgun sequence contains the following:
- the LOC128729270 gene encoding leucine-rich repeat serine/threonine-protein kinase 1 — translated: MGDKTPSPESEEFPGRLLHQAALWDNVELLEDLLQEEVHLIDCLDSWGRAPIHAAAITTDSRCLPMLINAGANINATSGARCDHKTALHFSAEHGHESNIRVLLDAGASFVAKDRNGLTALDLAERSGHEACVQLLKDAADTREQIRSQKHRTLREAVTATDEAAVQLLLESVGSDREIIVNMAPGGANTLLFVASQAGSERIVQQLLDAGADGRAHAVTRYSPLYTAVHNGHTKVAVMLLERFPELVQQVTVERWLPFHAACINGHCGVVELLLQHPYVEDLLATYRDPTGELEWRFAFDPNAQDVAGQTALYVGCLLGNPQLVEMLLKWKVKCVRRTVDAPTTAGGGVAPTVPPDEPESGPNGGNPLSPTSRKISFGIQSIMSRLSLSGRSDPAEDTEGQQCEMRCPLDLDILCGAARETALLAAVRGGFLDVVMILLEHGADPNVIARAVEDQNDPKSSDEIYGFSNVPLAEATRQKSLPMVELLLKHGARDDQSIALGIAVQNADEPIICRLLSIKAHPDPDYKINKRAFSSQEPSAAEYGAPQLAHTKMGCNFTYSSLFPSTATMINWHSNNCRLALIRMAWLSEAVLQCNRKLRAHPKCHQLALAALTRIDISHNTLTSLPAELFTLGSLRYLNAAQNKIERLPLPDEETERCGGRRRGSAKPAEYQCPVLEELYLQDNRLDCAPAVLFRLPNLAILDVSNNKLQELPFEMWKAPKLKELNVAFNFLKDLPSLPLVEPCAGGVDGRVELPSPVTVAADSSGLGGTCGGVASNAIFHLYTGTSASFDDGTEALARNRHVTNLELVKHHIWARSLEVTEQELRLADSRHDSALSQLSSLNLANNLFTSIPLALPCLAVNLTRLNMSYNSLRSMGHVTSYPASLKQLDLGHNEISCWPSLPRIAASDPHLMCYNPQESKRHAGEPTMATGSSAGPPGGSGSGCKPAGGSRGGGAGSGSSCDGAPPSYGGTEMTTVVKSSTSSNSITSLRTAVLKSVCCHRRHLRLESLRTLVLADNSLTRIQLSTDDVATLGESDDAEWSLIGMAKSRLIFPNLSMLDISNNCLKEIPPSIHELTNLSVLNLSGNMDITEMPPHMGLLSRLWNLNTRGCSLQDPLRSMIESKKYKTMDIVGYLKSVYEDARPYARMKLMVVGVQGIGKTSLLEQLRSEGSSRGKKPVDHWAKRMGHRNINQKTSRGINMSTVGVDIGDWVCEKKIRGQSHHGPVVFRTWDFGGQREYYATHQYFLSKRSLYLVLWRIIDGRRGLAEVLQWLGNIQARAPNSPVIIVGTHYDAVGETLPARKAEELQQIIRDRFIAVSDAEKIGLPRVLDSIEVSCRTGHNIKLLAGLIYDTAFSLRPPGCKEPLLYQRVPASYLALEDVIANIAAGLRQRNADPVLDADRYRQTVTHEMQLRGLKGFRDWSELNQATMFLHDNGVLLHYDDATLRDLYFLDPQWLCDMLAHVVTVREINPFARTGVMKMDDLQHVFKSSCLGANNNRGYIVSLLNKFEVALSWDARTLLIPSLLPTEEDSNADRMVTVKIATRSKGWVNRARRNPLPSSGHSLPSYDHVPAGSGSLDHSPVPTPTPVDASTSSTCEIQTIPHPDRSISRLLLMSYFPSGFWSRLITRVLADDQVVEAVRGLYPLPKELPHDPTTSDNHESLSAHWAVWQTGLALHFGPSTVVFKMREVSITCPSSPYRNPMNRFKLKQDGIWCDIDLTTSSILEIHFPCSGLRQQSGEIEPNLQCLTQLLALTVDHIDLLLEDWYPTLGTRFVHTSEGRFLVTRLVPCPRCLRECEDRHAPNLPSQVKPCSVNQRSPYVANPNGVHRHRLSIGERRTDGGAGEGPSGGGLNELPGILYDTCGRKSQDSLGWSDCDSGVGQETADSSSETSIEGYTLAVVTDGGSPSYSWMVEECILAAYDRKLVACPIHGEIELSRITPDVNFLDLPEHYLIRSSDITRGPLLGRGAFGFVFKATCSKTSRQKGPLAGRLSSLLTGNACGTGTGTINVAMKMLQPVAPGPRARQSAIIAYKAALGKWERDPLQHACKAYCTARQELAVLLTLRHPHIVPLVGVCTQPLALVLDLAPKGALDAVLRHFRRSGARIGPYCFQALVLQAAKAMEYLHRRRVIYRDLKAENILVWEFPEPHAEDHPASSVHIKVADYGISRITLPSGSKGFGGTEGFMAPEIMRHNGEEEYTEKVDCFSFGMFLYELISLRQPFEGHEAVKECILEGGRPVLTHRETHFPSYCLDLMVLCWDQQPKMRPSASQIVSIATAPEFTHLLDVISLAHAGSVMDGVACLIATPSTDGEDTGVASGYELWLPCSNSRIDIIGGSAKGWQQYHRILCPQVKGPPAGTVSTPADTASAGSGTSTTAVTSVTSSQPTTPHLLKPIKLTTACAVEAAVWVGDAEGNIYAFNAADCAHLFSYALEPSAPSPVVALVYLKKFHRVAAGLENGRLFLLDSTLIPTTCVSAEGSFVLSELGSGERLCSVTALWRSEEECELWCGERDDAISVFSLRHSHVAGQHQLAHFPAPLPVRGLSVALLYASADDYVFSYLAPSYVLYQWRSSTKAIEHRLDCSKLVPCSESLKSIAIDERLSPGKCQISALAALGNELYVGTTWGCIIVVERSSLRPTTVFRPFEEDVRCIVPVVPAVPPGDDVPSAGGGAGCTAPLIVTIGRGYRSLIDRYTDHAAGSLAGATRQLATTPTTQDKRLKEALLRDRSNHMHALVWSAEHWAPI
- the LOC128728809 gene encoding 26S proteasome non-ATPase regulatory subunit 10-like — its product is MSSKSTYFYELTCKTPDEIEGTLQNKPELLQDKDENERFLLHWAALGGREPLVQYILAHHPTQLNAEDDTKATPLILATLGGHQPIVQLLVARGATLNHRNWRGHSALQYACSKGYHDIARLLLEMGANVNVLDELNETPLHRATARGLEQIMGLLLAHGANPNIANREGNTPLHLACEEDRRGCAVLLLKGGAYRHAQNRYEKTPLDLASRSLQDVIASEIDTRHAG